TTGGATTTCTTCCTCAGTTACTCCAAATGGGATAATTGTTGACTATGTTGCAGTTGGCTATGCAAGGATTTGTAGAGAAAATTGTCAACATGATGAAGTCAGAAAATTTGTTTGAACCTCAAGGTGGACCAATTATTTTGGCACAGGTTTGAAAATATGCTCATTTCTTGTCTTTAGTTTCTAATTATCTGTAGTCCCATAATTTGAAAATTAGTAGTGCAGATAGAAAATGAGTATGGACCAATTGAGTGGGAAGTTGGAAGTCCTGGTAAAGCTTATACAAAATGGGCAGCTGCAATGGCTGTGGGTTTAGAGATTGGAGTCCCATGGATCATGTGTAAGCAAGAGGATGCCCCTGATCCTGTGGTAAGCAATTCTCAATTTCTGAAACAAAAACCTAGAATTCCTAAGACTTGTGTAAAGATTTTTTGGTCATTTCTCCCCAGAACTTACAGTTGTTGATTCTGCTGCAGATTGATACTTGCAATGGCTTCTACTGCGAAGATTTCCGTCCTAATAAGCCCTACAAACCTAAAATGTGGACAGAAGTCTGGACTGCCTGGTAATTTCCAAGAgtttaaaaatattttgtttttggttaaactgaatttttttatttaaccATGTATGGAAATATGTACAATTTGACTCATGAGGCAGTTCTCAAAAGGAAACAAAACTTTCAACAAACTACTCCTATACAGGATAACTATTCAAATATTCCAGATGCCTTTGCCATGTATCTATAGTACTTTTGCCCATAGAGGTGAAGTTGCACAATGTTCTCTCTAACTAGTTGACAGCCTTCTCTTCTATGAGATCTGAACCTACGACTACGAGTATTCCTTTCAGCTGCAGACAGAAAACAAGTGATGCAATGCTCTTGGTTTAGAGTTGTTAGTCTTCCCAACAGCCCATACTACCTCAGCCACCTTCCTTATCATTAGTTTAATGTCAATTAACTTTCTATTCTACTTGTTCAGGTATACGAAATTCGGTGGTCCAGTTCCTCGTAGACCAGCTGAAGATTTGGCTTTTTCAGTTGCAAGGTTTATTCAGAACAATGGCTCATTCTTCAATTACTACATGGttagttttgtttttgtttaagTGAAATTGTTAACTAGAGGATCTTATAAAAGATGagcatttttttaattaaaatatctTTTTTCCATGTATATGCAGTACCATGGGGGAACAAATTTTGGTCGGACAACTTCAGCACTTTTCATTGCCACTAGCTATGATTACGATGCTCCGCTAAATGAATATGGTATGGAAAATAAAGCAAGTCATATAACTGTGTTTTCTCAAATTTACACACATTTGCACATCAAAAGTAAAATAATGGAAAGGTGATTTATTCTATGATGTAATAGGGCTGTTGAATGAACCAAAGTATGGGCACTTGAGGGATTTGCATCAAGCTATCAAGCTATCTGAACCAGCTTTACTTTCCTCATATCCCACAGTCAATTGGCTTGGAAAGAATCAAGAGGTCATTCTAATATAGAATCTTTAGCCTTCTAGTCGAATTATGATCTTAATTTTCATCTAACAATGATTTACATTTTTATATCCAACAATAGGCTCATGTCTTTAGATCAAAATCCGGGGATTGTGCTGCGTTCCTATCCAACTATGACACTAAATATTCAGTTAAAGTCACCTTTCAGACTACGCAGTATGACCTGCCTCCATGGTCCATCAGCATTCTTCCTGATTGCAAAACTGCTGTTTACAACACCGCTAGGGTAATGAGAGAAACTCTTACTGAATCTATCTTTACTAGTTCTGATTTTCGTTGTTAATCTGGAAAGATGTCATTCtgataagatatactaaaattttcttaaaaaaatataaaacattTGTTAAAATACATAAAAATGTTCAGGAGCAGAGTTTCTATTATCTTCTTGCAAACTGCTGCAGATTAGCTCCCAAAGCTCACAGATGATGATGGCACCTGTAGTTGGCAGTTTATCTTGGCAGTCATACAGCGAAGAAACTCCATCTGCTGAAGAAAGCGACACGCTTTCAGCCAATGGACTACTGGAGCAGATAAATATTACCAGAGATTCCTCAGACTATCTGTGGTACATGACAGAGTGGGTACCTTCATCTCCTTGCTTCTTTCAAAAGATTTTTATGTTTAGTTGGTAGATTCAATATTTTTTATAATCTTTTGGTTACTTGCCACAGTGTAAACGTAGGGTCTGATGAAGGATTTCTAAAGAATGGAAAGGACCCTTTTCTCACTGTTATGTCTGCTGGCCATGCTATGCATGTCTTCATCAATGGCCAACTATCAGGTAGTGAGACCTGCACTCTATTTGGGAATAGGGATTGATAAATACGTCTAATTGTCCGTTCTTGTCTCCATTTCGCTTCTATTTGGCTTTACCTTGTGGTAGGAACTGTTTATGGGGGATTAGATAATCCAAAACTGACATATAGTGGCAATGTGAAACTAAGAGCCGGTATTAACAAGATTTCTTTGCTCAGTGTTGCTGTTGGTCTCCCGGTTAGTTCTACTTCCTGTTTCGCTGTTCTCTTTAAAAGGAAAATTTAAACCTTCATGGTATTTATGCTAGTAAATGCATTTCAGAATGTTGGTTTGCACTTTGAGTCATGGAATACTGGAGTTCTTGGGCCAGTTACATTGAGTGGTCTCAATGATGGGACAAGAGACTTGACAATACAAAGATGGTCTTACAAGGTTTTTTCCCTAATAACTCTCCCTCTTTTCTACCAAGTGTTTTGTCCAAATCTATAAGCCAGTGTCTTCCAAGATAACAAGAAATTTCGCGTTTATGTTTCTTTGAATAGACAACTGTAGATACTAGGATCCACTCCCATCTGTACATTCCAAGCTATTAGAATGTAGGAGAAACCAAGAGAATGGAGGTGTAAAACATCTATGGTTTTTTATCTGCAGGTTGGTCTAAAAGGTGAATCATTAAGTTTTCATACCTCAAGTGGAGGTTCCTCTGTTGAATGGGTTGAAGGTTCACTTTTGGCTCAAAGGCAGCCCCTCACTTGGTACAAGGTAAATTCCTTATGTAAATGTCAACATTATGATACAATTTTTGATCACATTAAATGTACACCATCGGACATGGTTTGTCAGTTTTACGACTTGAATAAAATAGCACAGTTAATATACCAAAGATTTTCCAGGCTACATTTTATGCACCTGAAGGAAATGATCCAGTAGCGTTAGACATGGTAAGTATGGGAAAAGGTCAAATATGGGTAAACGGTGAAGGTGTAGGCCGCCACTGGCCTGGATACATAGCAAAGGGCCACTGTGGGGAATGCAATTATGCTGGAGAGTACACTGAAAAGAAATGTCAGACAAACTGTGGACAGCCTTCTCAAAGATGGTAAGGGATTTATATTATTTCCAGCAAATTTTGGGTTGGATTATGGACTGCACTGATTTTCCTACTTTGTTAATTGAGGGGATGCATTTATGCGTCATATTCACTAGAATCAAACATGCTTTTAAAAGCTAACAAGATTGACCATAGAGAAAATTAGCCTACTTCTTCAAGGTGCAATCTGAAGAGAACTTGAGCTTGTTGTCTGAAAGCAAATGAATTGTGAAACTGATGATTTTTAGGTATCATGTCCCAAGATCATGGCTGAAACCAAGTGGAAATCTGTTGGTAGTTTTTGAAGAATGGGGTGGTGTTCCAACCAGAATTTCTTTGGTTAGAAGAGCAACTGCCAGAGTTTGTGCTGATATTGTTGATGGGCAGCCAACTCTAAAAAACTGGCGAACGGTGGGCTCTGGgaaa
This sequence is a window from Nicotiana sylvestris chromosome 3, ASM39365v2, whole genome shotgun sequence. Protein-coding genes within it:
- the LOC104210466 gene encoding beta-galactosidase-like, with the protein product MQSVHVLLLLSLFFFFFSLFCSSVRATVSYDDRAIIINGKRRILISGSIHYPRSTPEMWPGLIQKAKDGGLDIIETYVFWNAHEPSPGKFKFEGRYDLVKFIKLVQQAGLYVNLRIGPYICGEWNFGGFPVWLKYVPGMEFRADNHPFKLAMQGFVEKIVNMMKSENLFEPQGGPIILAQIENEYGPIEWEVGSPGKAYTKWAAAMAVGLEIGVPWIMCKQEDAPDPVIDTCNGFYCEDFRPNKPYKPKMWTEVWTAWYTKFGGPVPRRPAEDLAFSVARFIQNNGSFFNYYMYHGGTNFGRTTSALFIATSYDYDAPLNEYGLLNEPKYGHLRDLHQAIKLSEPALLSSYPTVNWLGKNQEAHVFRSKSGDCAAFLSNYDTKYSVKVTFQTTQYDLPPWSISILPDCKTAVYNTARISSQSSQMMMAPVVGSLSWQSYSEETPSAEESDTLSANGLLEQINITRDSSDYLWYMTDVNVGSDEGFLKNGKDPFLTVMSAGHAMHVFINGQLSGTVYGGLDNPKLTYSGNVKLRAGINKISLLSVAVGLPNVGLHFESWNTGVLGPVTLSGLNDGTRDLTIQRWSYKVGLKGESLSFHTSSGGSSVEWVEGSLLAQRQPLTWYKATFYAPEGNDPVALDMVSMGKGQIWVNGEGVGRHWPGYIAKGHCGECNYAGEYTEKKCQTNCGQPSQRWYHVPRSWLKPSGNLLVVFEEWGGVPTRISLVRRATARVCADIVDGQPTLKNWRTVGSGKSNNMHPKAHLCCPDGKKISKIQFASYGVPQGTCGNFREGTCHARKSYDAFEKYPRLTKDNYEKWCLRMKAILGSQDVWEIVDRGYAKPDNEEALPQNEKEVLAKTRKKDQ